The Bos indicus isolate NIAB-ARS_2022 breed Sahiwal x Tharparkar chromosome X, NIAB-ARS_B.indTharparkar_mat_pri_1.0, whole genome shotgun sequence genome has a window encoding:
- the LOC139181312 gene encoding PWWP domain-containing DNA repair factor 4-like produces the protein MMDTRYVLCVWKGRFWPAKVLSRPSVSPQQKRKRALSLEVQILSIDEKIRVKKTKIKTLKESMIESISTSLAAQPEPIAPEEEEMAYICAITMAWDVLNKNGNFTPARVAGDPESKMQSPRRLQKQHCRRCQKPKRGLRRSVRKSKSSKSPVVPSEREDGPYGDKPQVCTPIAPIPTEMQTESSQSSGVHPSFLSLSEDDREKEGKEKQDASKVMSLPCTVKEVGVDVRGERVLPSLTPGFILTVPKAPEEGVHNTCPKSLAVSPERATSSVNVDPEEGTCNSGSEGAEASSNASNLGLRYSLCLANRKRKLQAPGCEEEQQESQPSAGSKAIKPTSAIKKGGGKEVGQLTSMACPEELCPIERGMLVWFKFQNHPFWPAVVKSVSPTEQTARVLLIEANMHCEKSGIQVPLRRLKHLDYNGKEKLMKRASKVYGASVNWCFSLISSYREGLVRGSFVGSFLDYYAADISYPMRKAIQEGDLQMDFPKVNYSDLEDSEEETPQRHCKRILPDRMRAAWDRGNEKLVDFIVNRKGADPHLLDIVKGRKESKWLESFLHSERYVICVETYLEDDDQLDAVVRHLQEIYKHIDKKALALTRDDPVSFLLEVLLPEAIICSIATMDGLDYKEAEAKYRQGPPVRYREKELFDKKILKKIKKRSAERYKAKLSPCAQQGIGQASQPHH, from the coding sequence ATGATGGACACCAGGTATGTCCTATGCGTTTGGAAAGGCCGCTTTTGGCCAGCCAAGGTCTTGTCCAGGCCCAGCGTCTCACcacaacagaagagaaaaagggcCCTTTCTCTGGAAGTTCAGATACTCTCAATAGATGAAAAAATCagagtgaaaaaaacaaagataaagacCCTAAAGGAGTCCATGATTGAATCCATCTCCACCTCACTAGCGGCCCAGCCGGAGCCCATCGCcccagaagaagaggaaatggcctACATATGCGCTATTACAATGGCCTGGGACGTTCTGAATAAGAATGGAAATTTCACTCCAGCAAGAGTCGCGGGTGATCCAGAGTCCAAGATGCAGTCTCCAAGGAGGCTGCAAAAGCAACATTGTAGAAGGTGTCAGAAGCCCAAGCGGGGCCTACGAAGGAGTGTGAGGAAAAGCAAAAGCTCCAAATCACCCGTGGTACCTTCAGAGAGGGAGGATGGCCCATATGGGGACAAGCCACAGGTGTGCACACCCATCGCCCCGATCCCAACCGAAATGCAAACAGAGTCATCTCAGAGCTCCGGGGTGCACCCAAGCTTCCTGTCACTTTCAGAAGATGACCGTGAGAAAGAGGGCAAGGAAAAGCAGGACGCCTCAAAAGTTATGTCCTTGCCCTGTACAGTGAAGGAGGTGGGTGTAGATGTTAGAGGTGAACGTGTGCTTCCATCACTTACACCGGGTTTCATCCTCACTGTGCCCAAGGCTCCAGAAGAGGGGGTGCACAACACCTGCCCAAAGTCCCTGGCTGTGTCCCCTGAACGTGCTACCTCCTCGGTGAATGTTGACCCTGAAGAGGGCACCTGCAACTCAGGCTCGGAAGGTGCAGAGGCATCCTCCAATGCCTCTAACCTGGGCCTGCGTTATTCACTCTGCCtagcaaacagaaaaaggaagctGCAGGCCCCAGGGTGTGAGGAAGAGCAGCAAGAATCTCAACCCTCAGCTGGCTCAAAGGCTATTAAGCCCACCAGTGCCATCAAGAAAGGCGGGGGCAAGGAAGTGGGACAGCTGACAAGCATGGCGTGCCCAGAGGAGCTGTGTCCCATTGAGAGAGGAATGCTGGTCTGGTTTAAGTTTCAGAATCACCCATTTTGGCCAGCCGTGGTCAAGAGTGTCAGCCCAACCGAGCAGACCGCAAGGGTGCTTTTGATTGAGGCCAACATGCACTGTGAGAAGAGCGGCATTCAAGTTCCTCTTCGAAGGTTGAAGCATCTGGATTATAATGGCAAAGAAAAGCTAATGAAGAGAGCCAGCAAAGTATACGGGGCAAGTGTGAACTGGTGTTTCTCACTGATTTCCAGCTACAGAGAAGGGCTTGTTCGCGGGTCTTTTGTGGGCTCTTTCCTGGACTATTATGCTGCTGACATCAGTTACCCCATGAGGAAAGCCATCCAAGAAGGTGATCTGCAGATGGATTTCCCCAAGGTGAATTATTCCGACCTGGAAGATTCTGAGGAGGAGACCCCTCAGAGGCACTGCAAGAGAATCCTCCCTGACCGGATGAGGGCTGCTTGGGACCGAGGCAATGAGAAGCTGGTAGACTTCATCGTGAACAGAAAGGGGGCTGACCCGCATCTTCTGGACATCGTCAAAGGCAGGAAAGAATCCAAGTGGCTTGAATCATTTCTGCATTCAGAGAGGTATGTGATCTGCGTTGAAACATACCTGGAGGATGACGATCAGCTAGATGCCGTGGTAAGACATTTACAAGAAATCTACAAACACATAGACAAGAAAGCGCTGGCTCTGACAAGAGATGACCCAGTGAGCTTCCTTCTGGAAGTTCTTCTGCCAGAAGCAATCATTTGTTCAATTGCTACAATGGATGGATTGGACTACAAGGAGGCAGAAGCAAAGTACCGGCAAGGGCCACCTGTGCGTTACCGGGAAAAAGAACTATTTGATAAGaaaatcttgaagaaaataaaaaagagatcaGCTGAGAGGTACAAGGCTAAACTCTCCCCCTGTGCCCAACAGGGCATCGGGCAGGCTTCTCAGCCACACCATTAG